In Papaver somniferum cultivar HN1 chromosome 1, ASM357369v1, whole genome shotgun sequence, a genomic segment contains:
- the LOC113284440 gene encoding thiamine thiazole synthase 2, chloroplastic-like, giving the protein MATMAMTLSSPLSKTSFLETQSSFHGIQIPSRVQPIRSTSQNNTSSSISMSSANPPYDLTDFKFAPIRESIVSREMTRRYMMDMITYADTDVVVVGAGSAGLSCAYEISKNPNVNVALIEQSVSPGGGAWLGGQLFSAMVVRKPAHKFLDELEIEYDEQDTYVVIKHAALFTSTIMSKLLARPNVKLFNAVAAEDLIVKNDKVAGVVTNWALVSMNHDTQSCMDPNVMEAKIVVSSCGHDGPFGATGVKRLKSIGLIDSVPGMKALDMNTAEDAIVRLTREIVPGMIVTGMEVAEIDGAPRMGPTFGAMMISGQKAAHLALKALGQPNVIDGNYTDMGGIVPELILAAVESAETAEA; this is encoded by the exons ATGGCAACCATGGCAATGACCCTTTCTTCACCCCTTTCTAAAACATCTTTCCTAGAAACTCAATCTTCATTCCATGGGATCCAAATCCCATCAAGAGTCCAACCCATCCGATCAACTTCCCAAAACAACACTTCATCATCAATCTCTATGTCATCAGCAAACCCACCTTATGATCTTACAGATTTCAAGTTTGCACCAATCAGAGAGTCAATCGTTTCTCGTGAAATGACCCGTCGTTACATGATGGATATGATTACTTATGCCGATaccgatgttgttgttgttggtgctgGTTCAGCTGGTTTGTCATGTGCTTATGAAATCAGTAAGAACCCTAACGTTAATGTTGCACTTATTGAACAATCAGTGTCTCCAGGTGGTGGTGCTTGGTTAGGTGGACAACTTTTCTCTGCTATGGTTGTTCGTAAACCAGCTCACAAATTCCTCGATGAACTCGAAATCGAATACGATGAACAAGACACCTACGTTGTCATCAAGCACGCTGCCTTGTTCACTTCCACCATCATGTCAAAGTTGTTGGCCAGACCAAACGTCAAGCTGTTCAATGCTGTTGCAGCGGAGGATTTGATCGTCAAAAACGATAAAGTTGCAGGAGTTGTGACCAACTGGGCGTTAGTCTCAATGAACCATGATACACAATCTTGCATGGACCCTAATGTCATGGAAGCCAAGATTGTTGTTAGTTCATGTGGTCACGATGGTCCTTTTGGTGCTACTGGTGTTAAAAGGTTGAAGAGTATTGGTTTAATCGACTCAGTTCCCGGAATGAAAGCTCTTGACATGAACACCGCTGAAGATGCCATTGTTAGACTCACTAGAGAAATTGTTCCTGGTATGATTGTTACTGGTATGGAAGTTGCCGAGATTGATGGTGCCCCAAGAATG GGACCAACATTCGGAGCCATGATGATCTCAGGGCAAAAGGCAGCACATTTAGCATTGAAGGCGTTGGGACAACCTAATGTGATTGATGGAAACTACACTGACATGGGAGGTATTGTACCAGAGCTTATCCTTGCAGCTGTTGAATCAGCTGAGACTGCTGAAGCTTAA
- the LOC113295537 gene encoding chitinase 1-like — protein sequence MMEYIGATGVPVKFESVPIQNDIDFHFILSFAIDAIPSGKHQNGIFSPYWEPTLTPESVKAIITAHPNVKALASLSGWSIGEKVLRWYNPRKPNKWISNAFSSLKSIITEYHLDGIDIDYENFPKQNSTFAYCVGELITLLKNQSVITVATIAPFYTTVNPYLDLYHRYGNVIDYVNYQFYTDKVRTADGYLRTFALRAQQFGKEKLLPSYETDGRGIQGDAFFDALKLLETNGFDVNGVMIFSADVGAANGYYYEKKSQDFFA from the coding sequence ATGATGGAATACATTGGAGCCACAGGTGTTCCAGTGAAGTTCGAATCTGTCCCAATCCAGAACGATATCGACTTTCATTTCATCCTCAGTTTTGCCATTGACGCAATCCCATCCGGCAAACATCAAAATGGCATATTTTCGCCATACTGGGAACCAACACTAACACCAGAATCCGTCAAAGCCATAATAACAGCTCACCCCAATGTCAAAGCCTTGGCTAGTCTCTCTGGCTGGAGCATCGGTGAAAAAGTTCTTAGGTGGTACAACCCCAGGAAGCCGAACAAATGGATCTCAAATGCATTCTCTTCTCTCAAATCAATCATAACGGAATACCATCTCGACGGTATTGACATTGATTACGAAAACTTCCCCAAACAGAATTCGACCTTCGCGTATTGCGTCGGTGAACTTATTACACTTTTGAAAAACCAAAGTGTTATTACCGTGGCTACTATTGCACCCTTTTATACAACTGTTAATCCTTATCTCGACCTTTATCATCGTTATGGCAACGTTATCGATTATGTTAACTACCAGTTTTACACTGACAAAGTTAGAACAGCTGATGGATATTTAAGAACGTTTGCATTGAGAGCACAGCAATTTGGAAAAGAAAAATTGTTGCCTAGTTATGAAACTGATGGAAGAGGTATTCAAGGGGATGCATTTTTTGACGCATTGAAACTATTAGAAActaatggttttgatgttaatggTGTTATGATATTTTCAGCTGATGTTGGGGCTGCGAATGGGTATTACTACGAGAAGAAGTCGCAAGATTTTTTTGCTTAA